One window of Bacillus sp. (in: firmicutes) genomic DNA carries:
- a CDS encoding LL-diaminopimelate aminotransferase: MVFTASQLIQSFGTSIFSELAAFKKEKQAEGIQMIDLSIGSPDLPPPNFIVEALVKHVQDPSQYGYTLRGSNEFHEAVHTFYSKNYGVTFNTQTEIVQLAGSQDGLLHLPMTVADEGDLILVPDPGYPAYADAIRMAKAEAYPMPLLKENDFLPDLEAIPENIAAKAKMMFLNFPGNPVPATATKSFFEKVVAFAKKYNIVAVHDFAYSELVFDGEKPVSFLEVEGAFDVGVEFNSLSKSYNMAGCRIGYMIGNHHVVEALTKLKSNLDYGVFSPIQKAATIALLEGDPFLKENNKLYQTRRDTLVDGLRAIGWNVAKPPATMFIWAEIPNGYTSKQFALDLIEKAGVVVTPGNAFGPSGEGYVRIALVQSEATLKEAVKKIKASGMFA; encoded by the coding sequence ATGGTTTTTACAGCATCGCAATTAATTCAATCATTTGGAACTAGTATTTTTTCAGAATTAGCCGCTTTCAAAAAAGAAAAACAGGCTGAAGGCATACAGATGATAGACCTTAGCATTGGCAGTCCTGATTTACCACCGCCAAATTTCATTGTGGAAGCATTGGTCAAACATGTTCAAGACCCTTCCCAATATGGATATACTTTAAGAGGAAGTAATGAATTTCACGAGGCTGTTCATACATTCTACTCAAAAAATTACGGTGTAACCTTTAATACGCAAACAGAAATTGTACAACTAGCTGGCTCACAGGATGGTCTTCTTCATTTGCCAATGACTGTTGCCGACGAAGGAGATCTTATTCTCGTTCCGGATCCTGGTTACCCTGCATACGCTGACGCGATTAGAATGGCGAAGGCCGAAGCTTATCCGATGCCGCTCTTAAAGGAAAATGACTTTTTGCCGGATTTGGAGGCCATTCCCGAAAACATTGCGGCTAAAGCAAAAATGATGTTTTTGAATTTTCCCGGCAATCCTGTCCCCGCCACGGCCACGAAGTCTTTTTTTGAAAAGGTTGTTGCTTTTGCAAAAAAATATAACATCGTTGCTGTTCATGACTTTGCCTATTCTGAACTCGTTTTTGATGGCGAAAAACCTGTTAGCTTTCTTGAGGTGGAGGGCGCTTTTGATGTAGGCGTGGAATTTAATTCCCTTTCCAAAAGCTACAATATGGCTGGATGCCGGATTGGCTATATGATTGGCAATCATCACGTTGTCGAAGCCCTAACTAAATTGAAATCAAACTTAGATTATGGTGTTTTTTCGCCAATACAAAAAGCGGCCACAATTGCTTTATTAGAAGGGGATCCCTTCTTAAAGGAAAACAATAAGCTTTATCAAACAAGAAGGGATACACTTGTAGATGGGCTCCGAGCAATTGGTTGGAATGTGGCAAAACCACCAGCAACAATGTTTATATGGGCAGAGATTCCAAATGGCTATACATCAAAGCAATTTGCTCTTGATTTAATCGAAAAAGCAGGCGTAGTAGTAACACCAGGTAATGCCTTTGGCCCTTCTGGGGAAGGGTATGTCCGCATCGCTCTTGTCCAATCAGAGGCGACATTAAAAGAAGCTGTCAAGAAAATAAAGGCTAGCGGTATGTTTGCATAA
- a CDS encoding YuzL family protein yields the protein MPRETKADPTTIGLGSADVEGQGTTTKETGKFKKDSSRGKKRKKSGIL from the coding sequence ATGCCAAGAGAAACAAAAGCTGATCCAACTACAATCGGTCTTGGTTCAGCAGATGTTGAAGGACAAGGGACAACTACAAAAGAGACGGGTAAGTTTAAAAAGGACTCTTCCCGGGGGAAGAAAAGAAAAAAATCAGGAATTTTATAA